The Aggregatilinea lenta genome includes a region encoding these proteins:
- the csm3 gene encoding type III-A CRISPR-associated RAMP protein Csm3, translating to MAEIEHRTIQLYGRILLTMDIRAVTGLRIGGSPASLGIGALDNPVIRNPLNQQPYIPGSSLRGKMRSLWEKRLGAPQNFPIQRGSVYIHMPEEKKDPQVYEDDEVCRIFGVTGDMKVPNPTRLIVHDAFLSEESIRQLENVAQTDQPFTETKWEAVIDRVTSAAVPRQMERVPAGVVFGDAQLAYSVFGTMAGGLDDILWFFDVVEMLLLVEDDYLGSSGSRGSGQVKFENLRLTVRSARNYGAVALSEAAGFPQALLDRREDLVQQIYDALTQG from the coding sequence GTGGCAGAAATAGAGCATCGTACTATCCAATTGTATGGCCGCATTTTGCTGACCATGGATATTCGCGCGGTAACTGGACTGCGTATTGGGGGATCTCCTGCGTCCCTTGGAATCGGTGCACTGGATAACCCGGTTATTCGAAATCCACTCAATCAGCAACCGTACATTCCTGGGTCATCACTCCGTGGCAAAATGCGTAGTTTGTGGGAAAAGCGGTTGGGCGCTCCTCAGAATTTTCCGATTCAGCGTGGATCGGTGTATATCCACATGCCGGAGGAGAAAAAAGACCCTCAGGTGTATGAAGATGATGAGGTATGCCGAATTTTTGGCGTGACCGGCGATATGAAAGTGCCAAACCCCACGCGGTTAATTGTCCACGACGCTTTTCTCAGTGAGGAAAGCATCCGACAACTTGAAAATGTAGCGCAAACGGATCAGCCTTTTACTGAGACAAAATGGGAAGCGGTGATCGACCGTGTGACCAGCGCTGCCGTTCCACGTCAAATGGAACGTGTTCCAGCCGGCGTGGTATTTGGTGATGCACAGCTCGCCTATTCGGTGTTTGGAACCATGGCGGGCGGGCTAGATGACATTCTGTGGTTTTTTGATGTCGTTGAAATGCTTCTGTTAGTTGAAGATGATTATCTCGGCAGCAGCGGCTCGCGCGGATCTGGTCAGGTCAAATTCGAGAACCTGCGTCTGACTGTGCGTTCAGCGCGGAATTATGGGGCGGTTGCCTTGTCAGAGGCAGCCGGTTTTCCTCAGGCTTTGCTGGATCGGCGGGAAGACTTAGTTCAACAGATCTATGATGCGCTGACGCAAGGATAG
- the csm2 gene encoding type III-A CRISPR-associated protein Csm2: MGRRDRGGFQQGASHLPVDGNAISGIITEDRPELLVTWAQRLGENLVQVGLKTSQIRNIFGTARKLQADWLPPSADERDEVGQRRQRARRQLVLLKPKLAYQSRREPAVEGLALWLGAAIDAVVTAQNGSPEEYKYFSRFMDFFEAVLAYHRYFGGKES; the protein is encoded by the coding sequence ATGGGACGGCGCGATAGAGGTGGGTTCCAGCAGGGTGCATCTCACCTGCCGGTCGATGGGAACGCGATATCGGGAATCATCACGGAAGATAGGCCGGAGCTTCTTGTCACCTGGGCACAGCGCCTTGGCGAAAACCTAGTTCAAGTAGGACTCAAGACAAGTCAAATCCGCAATATTTTCGGCACCGCGCGTAAACTGCAGGCCGATTGGCTTCCTCCTTCGGCTGATGAACGGGACGAAGTGGGACAACGGCGGCAACGGGCACGTCGGCAGCTTGTGTTGTTAAAACCCAAACTTGCTTACCAATCACGACGAGAGCCTGCTGTGGAGGGCCTGGCACTATGGTTGGGAGCGGCTATCGACGCCGTGGTGACCGCTCAGAATGGCTCGCCTGAGGAATACAAGTACTTTTCGCGTTTTATGGATTTCTTCGAGGCTGTTTTGGCTTACCATCGCTATTTTGGTGGCAAAGAGAGTTAA
- the cas10 gene encoding type III-A CRISPR-associated protein Cas10/Csm1, whose product MIRDEARRALVNYVYETLGLSPEFRSSFDLSAYYPISNSSSRSKPLFQVLTLLGDPSKQVVQPPVVLESPATYVKRNSTSGDVPDPSGLLARWKHVDPADHFDVWTQVIRLAASGLSARNGEPGVSLFHEFKAISAIVHATLASPPEQAGYFTLVSGDFPGIQNAIYTVSSDGATKSVRGRSFFLQLLADCVVHRLLEFGDLPSVNALMVAGGNFLLLLPAGYEAAVADETVEISRNLLDVFSGDLAMIAESLSVSIDDLLDKQRFGTAHRELKLREARAKKQPFRSMALSNDEGWERVFGVSGIGGEHACLVCQREPEPEEYVNAAASGPEWLCDECAAFADLASDLAKTTDPYLVFEKSTPHGERQPSYAQRLQTITNWACRIHKGPPLLVGEQGTALRLNAFQLKPNPAGDYGTRLFAAHTPLVTWEDVKWIEERYQNEALEDEWSQVGTIRTFEMLGARRTAGLERLGVLRMDVDNLGALFRDRLGARSVAKLLAVSDALSIFFDGYLATLCAAFESECSRPDSLYLLYGGGDDLFIVGEWDLLPYLAQRIRDEFSRYTSGELSISAGIVLVPLKFPFYRSAELAESALDDGAKAFRDEKDAINFLDVSLPWKHDEAWQVVVEEHSRLKEIVAGTGKSSILQNVLTVFNRWQHDVLVRGKSHIQYGPYIWLAAYQMSKLAKQYPAAKADIEHIQTTLLQPSAIRWSGPAARWAELEQRAHQEKERA is encoded by the coding sequence TTGATACGCGACGAAGCCCGGCGTGCGCTTGTCAATTATGTGTATGAAACGCTTGGTCTCTCACCTGAGTTTCGGTCTTCTTTTGATCTCTCCGCATACTACCCTATCTCCAACTCCAGTTCGCGCTCTAAACCCTTGTTTCAGGTTTTGACGTTATTAGGCGATCCTAGCAAACAGGTTGTACAGCCTCCTGTCGTTCTTGAATCGCCTGCCACGTACGTGAAAAGGAACAGCACTTCTGGCGACGTCCCCGATCCTTCAGGCTTGCTGGCGCGATGGAAGCATGTAGATCCGGCGGATCACTTCGACGTTTGGACCCAAGTCATTCGCTTGGCTGCCAGTGGCCTCTCTGCTCGCAATGGCGAACCAGGAGTGTCACTGTTTCATGAGTTCAAGGCGATAAGTGCCATTGTCCATGCTACTCTAGCCTCACCTCCAGAGCAGGCAGGGTACTTTACGTTGGTCAGTGGTGACTTTCCGGGCATTCAGAATGCCATCTACACAGTCAGCTCGGATGGTGCCACAAAATCCGTTCGAGGGCGTTCTTTTTTTCTACAGCTATTAGCTGATTGTGTTGTCCATCGTCTCCTGGAATTTGGCGATTTGCCATCCGTTAATGCGCTTATGGTGGCAGGCGGAAACTTCTTACTGTTGCTTCCTGCGGGCTATGAAGCCGCTGTGGCAGATGAGACAGTAGAAATCAGTCGTAACTTGCTCGATGTGTTTTCGGGCGACCTCGCGATGATAGCAGAGTCGCTATCTGTGAGCATTGACGATCTCCTTGATAAGCAACGTTTTGGTACTGCACACCGGGAATTGAAACTGCGTGAAGCTCGAGCCAAAAAGCAGCCATTTCGATCGATGGCACTATCGAATGACGAGGGTTGGGAACGCGTCTTTGGTGTCTCCGGGATAGGCGGCGAACATGCGTGTCTCGTTTGCCAACGCGAGCCAGAGCCGGAAGAATATGTGAATGCGGCTGCGTCTGGCCCGGAATGGCTGTGTGACGAGTGCGCGGCGTTTGCGGACCTCGCATCCGACCTGGCAAAGACGACCGATCCATATCTTGTGTTCGAAAAATCGACGCCGCATGGGGAAAGACAACCTTCCTATGCACAGCGGCTGCAGACTATTACAAATTGGGCGTGCCGGATTCACAAAGGACCGCCCCTGCTGGTTGGGGAACAGGGCACTGCCTTGCGTCTGAACGCATTCCAGCTTAAGCCCAATCCTGCTGGAGACTACGGAACGCGCTTGTTTGCTGCCCATACTCCCCTCGTTACGTGGGAAGACGTAAAATGGATTGAGGAACGATATCAAAACGAAGCACTGGAGGATGAATGGTCCCAAGTGGGAACTATTCGGACCTTCGAGATGTTGGGTGCTCGACGGACTGCGGGTCTCGAACGGTTGGGCGTGTTGCGAATGGATGTGGATAACTTAGGCGCGCTTTTCAGGGATCGTCTGGGAGCGCGTTCGGTAGCAAAGCTGCTGGCGGTTAGTGATGCGTTGAGCATTTTCTTTGATGGTTATCTGGCAACTCTATGTGCTGCATTCGAAAGTGAATGCAGCCGTCCGGATAGCCTCTACCTGTTATATGGCGGCGGTGACGATCTTTTCATTGTTGGTGAATGGGATTTGCTGCCATATCTGGCACAGCGCATACGAGATGAATTTAGCCGGTACACATCCGGTGAGTTGAGTATTTCTGCCGGGATTGTGTTGGTCCCGCTCAAGTTCCCCTTCTATCGTTCCGCCGAATTAGCAGAATCGGCACTTGATGATGGGGCGAAGGCATTCCGCGATGAGAAGGATGCCATCAACTTCCTCGATGTTTCACTGCCGTGGAAGCACGATGAGGCCTGGCAGGTTGTTGTGGAGGAACATAGTCGATTGAAAGAGATCGTTGCAGGCACGGGCAAGAGCAGCATTTTGCAAAATGTGTTGACGGTTTTCAATCGCTGGCAGCATGATGTCCTAGTGCGTGGAAAGTCTCATATTCAGTATGGCCCGTATATTTGGCTTGCCGCCTATCAGATGTCAAAGCTTGCGAAACAGTATCCAGCAGCCAAGGCAGATATAGAACATATTCAGACGACATTGCTTCAACCGAGCGCGATCCGGTGGAGTGGCCCCGCTGCACGGTGGGCTGAACTAGAGCAGCGAGCACACCAGGAGAAGGAAAGGGCATAA
- the csm4 gene encoding type III-A CRISPR-associated RAMP protein Csm4: protein MQLDIYHLQARSAFHFGQRGVGIEESADCGPSDTLFSAMCHALRLATSVNDLEAMLDRFAAGEPPFLLSGAFPYVSLSDRYLRFYPVPVGFLRGDYGTTAQTPESKTRGVTLGKASKAHWLSEDLFFAWLEGSLSPSRVMNETSLLPGHVLVTSEQKAELHKQFKKNVTADEELRLWHVYEVPRVAVDRTSSAPNIFQAGRLSFLPRGGLWCGIYHRDPEQWSTAWTEEVLRHVGDLGLGGERSSGHGQFDLKSGVSLVMPDLSQGERFMTLSHYHPVYDQYRDERGVLGLEAAYELVIRRGWMSSPDDSGLRRKPVRMIATGSVLRTLEPSQIYGELVDVTPDAFAPRIHTVWRYGFALPVGVRN, encoded by the coding sequence ATGCAACTCGATATATATCATTTGCAGGCGCGTTCGGCGTTTCACTTCGGGCAGCGCGGTGTTGGCATCGAGGAGAGCGCTGATTGTGGGCCTTCCGACACGTTGTTTAGCGCAATGTGTCATGCGTTGCGGCTTGCCACCTCAGTAAACGATCTGGAGGCGATGCTTGATCGTTTTGCTGCTGGAGAGCCGCCATTTCTGTTAAGCGGCGCCTTTCCGTATGTTTCCCTGAGTGATCGCTATCTTCGGTTTTACCCCGTGCCGGTCGGGTTTCTTAGGGGTGATTACGGGACAACGGCTCAGACACCTGAAAGTAAAACGCGCGGTGTCACTTTGGGCAAAGCGAGCAAGGCGCATTGGCTGTCGGAAGACTTGTTTTTTGCTTGGCTAGAAGGTTCACTATCACCTAGTCGCGTGATGAATGAGACATCACTACTGCCGGGACATGTACTTGTAACAAGCGAGCAAAAAGCCGAATTACACAAGCAGTTCAAAAAGAATGTTACGGCAGACGAAGAACTTCGTCTGTGGCATGTCTATGAAGTGCCGCGTGTTGCAGTGGATAGGACCAGCAGTGCACCTAATATCTTCCAGGCGGGCCGCCTGAGCTTTTTGCCTCGCGGGGGATTGTGGTGTGGCATTTACCATCGTGACCCGGAACAGTGGTCGACAGCGTGGACGGAAGAAGTGTTGCGGCACGTTGGCGATCTGGGGTTGGGCGGTGAACGGTCTTCCGGACATGGGCAGTTTGATTTGAAATCTGGCGTCTCGCTAGTGATGCCTGATCTTAGCCAGGGGGAGCGCTTCATGACGCTCTCACATTACCACCCGGTGTATGATCAGTACCGTGATGAACGCGGAGTTCTGGGCCTAGAGGCTGCTTATGAATTGGTAATCCGGCGCGGGTGGATGAGTAGTCCCGATGACAGCGGCCTGCGCCGCAAGCCTGTGAGGATGATCGCAACGGGAAGCGTGCTGCGTACCCTTGAGCCAAGCCAGATCTACGGTGAGTTGGTGGATGTCACGCCGGATGCGTTTGCTCCACGTATCCATACAGTCTGGCGCTACGGATTTGCTCTTCCAGTGGGCGTCAGGAACTAG
- the csm5 gene encoding type III-A CRISPR-associated RAMP protein Csm5 yields the protein MPFPLHTQAQITVEILSPTHIGDGHRLMKGIDFVTHRGRTWLVDEQTLLDRILGMNDSFTDSLLGRPIDELLVPEDFDHTEFFRYVMHGEPVNNFIESHIKTVFGQPYIPGSSIKGLLRTLFIWGWHTAQKTQPDLTRLGGSRSWAAQAIEREVMGANPNLDLFRALHVADSEPGNLNDLTVTPVSIFPTGRQNQTGVVVDVEALKRGTTFVARMSIEEYGFEDGEALKRLGWVGKRHWLDRLVPMGRAFGGRRLAQEIDYFRAQRDGQPMLNFYYQLAQRHEVLAKNQFLAQMGWGAGWNSKTLNDLLLQNEQEFAGLVRRYNLKGKRDRSQSFGAGDLFPASRHVTNKNLPVGWVLVTVNQAPV from the coding sequence ATGCCATTTCCCCTACATACTCAGGCACAGATTACCGTCGAGATCTTATCGCCCACGCATATCGGCGACGGCCATCGCCTGATGAAAGGCATTGACTTTGTAACGCACCGTGGCAGGACATGGCTTGTCGATGAGCAAACCCTGCTTGATCGTATACTGGGAATGAATGATAGCTTCACTGACAGTCTGTTGGGACGGCCTATCGATGAATTATTGGTTCCGGAGGATTTCGATCATACGGAGTTCTTTCGTTATGTCATGCATGGTGAGCCGGTCAATAATTTCATCGAGTCCCATATAAAGACGGTATTTGGGCAACCGTATATTCCCGGTAGCTCGATCAAGGGGCTGTTGCGGACGCTTTTTATCTGGGGCTGGCATACTGCGCAAAAAACACAGCCGGATTTGACCCGCCTTGGTGGTTCTCGGTCGTGGGCCGCTCAGGCAATTGAACGTGAAGTGATGGGCGCCAACCCAAACCTGGATCTCTTCCGCGCGCTCCACGTAGCGGACAGCGAACCGGGCAACCTGAATGATTTGACGGTTACCCCCGTTTCAATTTTCCCTACGGGCAGACAAAATCAAACAGGCGTAGTGGTCGATGTTGAGGCTCTCAAACGGGGAACGACCTTTGTTGCGCGCATGTCAATCGAGGAATATGGGTTTGAGGATGGAGAGGCGCTGAAGCGGTTGGGTTGGGTCGGCAAGCGACATTGGCTGGACCGCCTTGTGCCGATGGGTAGAGCATTCGGCGGACGGCGGCTGGCGCAGGAGATCGATTACTTCCGCGCCCAGCGCGACGGTCAGCCCATGCTCAACTTCTATTACCAGTTGGCTCAACGGCATGAAGTATTGGCGAAGAACCAATTCCTGGCTCAGATGGGATGGGGCGCAGGCTGGAACAGCAAAACGTTGAACGACCTGCTTCTGCAGAATGAACAGGAGTTTGCCGGTCTAGTGCGGCGGTATAACCTTAAAGGGAAACGTGACCGTTCGCAGAGCTTTGGAGCTGGTGATCTCTTTCCGGCGAGTCGTCATGTGACCAATAAAAACCTTCCTGTGGGCTGGGTGCTTGTGACGGTGAATCAGGCACCAGTATGA